The following are from one region of the Actinopolyspora halophila DSM 43834 genome:
- a CDS encoding flavin reductase family protein, translated as MEFAAVPSTAEPVDETSLRRILGLYTTGVTAVTSVGPDEQWVGKTVNSFTAVSLTPPLVLFCLHYEAPMLLVLRRRRAFAVNILAEDHATLSRAFARSGGPRFEEGHWSTGSTGSPILSEALAFLECRVECEYDGGDHAIILGRVARTGRLYGDRPLAFFDSTHTTVEK; from the coding sequence ATGGAATTCGCCGCCGTGCCGTCGACCGCGGAGCCTGTCGACGAGACGAGCCTGCGCCGGATACTCGGCCTCTACACGACAGGCGTCACCGCTGTCACCAGCGTCGGACCCGACGAGCAGTGGGTGGGGAAGACCGTCAACTCGTTCACGGCGGTGTCACTGACGCCGCCGCTGGTGTTGTTCTGCTTGCACTACGAGGCGCCGATGCTCCTCGTGCTGCGCCGGAGGCGGGCTTTCGCAGTGAACATCCTGGCCGAAGACCACGCGACGCTCTCGCGAGCGTTCGCACGGAGCGGCGGCCCGCGTTTCGAGGAGGGCCACTGGTCAACGGGATCGACAGGATCGCCGATCCTGTCCGAGGCGTTGGCCTTCCTGGAGTGCAGGGTGGAGTGCGAGTACGACGGAGGGGACCACGCGATCATCTTAGGGCGCGTGGCCCGGACCGGAAGACTGTACGGAGACCGGCCGCTCGCTTTTTTCGACAGCACGCACACAACCGTCGAAAAGTGA
- a CDS encoding FAD-dependent oxidoreductase, translating to MADHETISERPDIVVLGGGVTAGMLAAVLARHGVRTLLLAEHDSTSPGRGVNTLPFSSFFSELIAARYDVPEITGLGRADRLRGDVSARSGAQRTIGFAAHTRRHGYDPALSAQFNLPSEHGESLLYRPDVDAWIQQVARRRGAVVRTDLRPVEVTVHTDSVEVTLDDERRVRAQCLVDTRGDEAVGRVLGGTRNPPAERSSPALLTARVSGMPGFEDFARPLPGAPRWSEGVLHHVGEGSWVGITHFGGVPNAPGAGDIADVTWGRSDGAGEATWSDLLHRMRSLPLARAQLGRARPLRIESSESSCWVSSRRTADRILLLDQAAFSGDPMFARDLTTSTELVYTAAADLLSAFRDRDFRARRFDYLDRLQLGMARAQHRLACAVADASTDPALYSMLSRVWLLGTMFAALTVKRVLKLHGTPAVEHALAELRSDPERGTSYPVLPEYRSLWESTLRECELYGAGAGSGRRAAARISGLLEASSIVPPVFDFADPDDRVYALRFRKRLRMMRWAGRRAPGSVRRLLLSYGLQGEGKAT from the coding sequence GTGGCTGATCACGAAACCATCAGTGAACGTCCCGACATCGTCGTGCTCGGCGGTGGTGTGACCGCGGGCATGTTGGCCGCGGTGTTGGCCCGTCACGGGGTGCGCACGCTGTTGTTGGCGGAGCACGATTCCACATCCCCCGGCCGTGGCGTGAACACGCTGCCGTTCAGCTCGTTCTTCAGCGAGCTGATCGCGGCGCGCTACGACGTTCCGGAGATCACCGGCCTGGGGCGGGCGGACCGGTTGCGTGGTGATGTCTCCGCGAGGTCGGGAGCCCAGCGCACCATCGGGTTCGCCGCGCACACCCGGCGTCACGGATATGACCCGGCCCTTTCCGCGCAGTTCAACCTGCCCTCCGAACACGGCGAGAGCCTGTTGTACCGGCCCGACGTGGACGCGTGGATCCAGCAGGTGGCGCGACGACGTGGAGCGGTGGTCCGTACCGACCTCCGCCCGGTGGAGGTGACCGTTCACACCGATTCCGTCGAGGTGACTCTGGACGACGAGCGGCGAGTCCGCGCCCAATGCCTGGTGGACACACGCGGTGACGAGGCGGTGGGGCGTGTTCTGGGAGGTACACGGAATCCTCCTGCTGAACGGTCCAGCCCCGCACTGCTCACCGCCCGGGTGAGCGGTATGCCCGGGTTCGAAGACTTCGCCCGGCCGCTTCCCGGGGCCCCGCGGTGGTCGGAGGGGGTGCTGCATCACGTGGGCGAGGGCTCGTGGGTGGGTATCACGCACTTCGGCGGGGTCCCGAACGCCCCCGGAGCCGGCGACATCGCGGACGTGACCTGGGGACGTTCCGACGGTGCCGGCGAGGCCACCTGGTCGGACCTGCTGCACCGGATGCGGAGTCTGCCGCTGGCGCGTGCGCAGCTCGGCCGCGCGCGTCCGCTGCGGATCGAATCATCGGAAAGCAGCTGCTGGGTGTCGTCGCGACGTACCGCGGACCGGATCCTGTTGTTGGACCAAGCCGCCTTCTCCGGGGACCCGATGTTCGCGCGTGACCTGACCACCTCCACCGAACTCGTCTACACTGCCGCCGCTGACCTGCTCTCGGCGTTCCGGGATCGTGATTTCCGTGCCCGGAGGTTCGATTACCTTGATCGGCTCCAGCTCGGCATGGCACGCGCACAACACCGATTGGCCTGTGCCGTGGCGGACGCGAGTACCGATCCCGCGCTGTACAGCATGCTGAGCAGGGTGTGGTTGTTGGGCACCATGTTCGCCGCCCTGACGGTGAAGCGCGTGCTCAAGTTGCACGGGACTCCCGCCGTGGAACACGCCCTCGCTGAACTGCGTTCGGACCCTGAGCGCGGAACGAGCTATCCGGTGTTGCCGGAGTACCGGAGCCTGTGGGAAAGCACGTTGCGCGAGTGCGAGCTGTACGGTGCGGGCGCGGGGAGCGGTCGTCGCGCGGCTGCCCGGATTTCCGGTCTGTTGGAAGCGTCGTCGATCGTTCCTCCCGTGTTCGACTTCGCCGATCCGGACGATCGTGTGTACGCGCTCCGTTTCCGCAAACGGCTGCGAATGATGAGATGGGCGGGCAGGCGGGCCCCCGGGAGTGTGCGCAGGTTGCTGCTCTCGTACGGGTTGCAAGGCGAGGGGAAAGCCACGTGA
- a CDS encoding NAD(P)/FAD-dependent oxidoreductase, with product MTDRSHTSNDPEYDVAILGAGIAGSLLATVLARNGVRTLLLDAGTHPRFAIGESTIPYTSVLLRLLAERYRVPEIKHLASFHALRKHVTSSGGIKRNFGFVHHDEGSPQRPDRINQFVIPKLLHHENHLFRQDVDAYTANLAVRYGATLRQQVRIEDMDIDDSGVRLGGTGGEEFRARYLVDGSGHKSPVARKFGLREEPTRLEHHSRSLFTHMIGVRPFDEVMAPRSSYNNPSPWHQGTLHHVFDGGWMWVIPFDNHPESKNPLCSVGLTLDPRRFDSPGGDPRAEFDAFLARFPDIARQFETARPVRDWVSTGRLQYSATRTVGDRFCVTAHAAGFVDALFSRGLTNTLEVINALGYRLIQASRDGDFSAERFRFVEDLERGLLDANDDMVHSAFVGFRDYDLWDATFRTWAISTVLGTFLLEGVYDRLRRTGSDRELRELESAKYLGSPFPTHVGCNELLQRTTATCREVEAGELGSGEASRRIFADLGAADFIPPPLGLAERSNKFFHATPPKMARSARWAMTRAPREMREIVTGAIGGFVRERVTRRG from the coding sequence ATGACCGACCGCTCTCATACCTCCAATGATCCGGAGTACGACGTCGCGATACTCGGCGCGGGTATCGCCGGCTCGTTGTTGGCCACGGTGCTGGCCCGCAACGGTGTCAGAACGCTGCTGCTGGACGCGGGCACGCATCCGCGGTTCGCCATCGGGGAATCCACCATTCCCTACACCTCGGTGCTGTTGAGACTGCTGGCCGAACGGTACCGAGTGCCCGAGATCAAACACCTCGCGAGTTTCCACGCCCTGCGGAAGCATGTCACCTCCAGCGGAGGGATCAAGCGCAACTTCGGATTCGTCCACCACGACGAGGGCAGCCCGCAACGTCCCGATCGGATCAACCAGTTCGTGATCCCCAAGCTGCTGCATCACGAAAACCACCTGTTCCGCCAGGACGTCGACGCCTATACCGCCAACCTCGCGGTGCGTTACGGGGCGACCCTGCGCCAACAGGTACGCATCGAGGACATGGACATCGACGACTCCGGGGTGCGTCTCGGTGGCACGGGAGGGGAGGAGTTCCGTGCGCGGTACTTGGTCGACGGTTCCGGGCACAAGTCCCCGGTAGCGCGGAAGTTCGGTCTGCGGGAGGAACCCACCCGACTCGAACACCACTCACGTTCGTTGTTCACCCACATGATCGGGGTGCGCCCGTTCGATGAGGTGATGGCCCCGCGAAGCTCCTACAACAATCCCAGCCCGTGGCACCAGGGCACGCTGCACCATGTCTTCGACGGTGGGTGGATGTGGGTGATTCCGTTCGACAACCATCCCGAGTCGAAAAACCCGCTGTGCAGCGTCGGACTCACACTCGACCCCCGACGGTTCGACTCGCCCGGCGGCGATCCACGCGCCGAGTTCGACGCGTTCCTCGCACGTTTCCCGGACATCGCGCGCCAGTTCGAGACCGCCCGTCCGGTCCGTGACTGGGTCTCCACCGGACGATTGCAGTACTCCGCCACCAGGACCGTCGGTGACCGCTTCTGCGTCACCGCGCACGCGGCGGGGTTCGTCGACGCGTTGTTCTCCCGAGGTTTGACGAACACTCTCGAAGTGATCAACGCCTTGGGATATCGACTGATCCAAGCGTCCCGGGACGGAGATTTCTCCGCCGAGCGGTTCCGGTTCGTCGAGGACCTGGAACGGGGTTTGCTCGATGCCAACGACGACATGGTCCACAGCGCGTTCGTCGGGTTCCGGGACTACGACCTGTGGGACGCGACCTTCCGGACCTGGGCGATCTCCACGGTGCTCGGGACTTTCCTCCTGGAAGGTGTTTACGACCGCCTGCGGCGTACCGGCTCGGACCGTGAGCTGCGTGAGCTGGAAAGCGCTAAATATCTGGGCTCGCCGTTTCCCACACACGTCGGCTGCAACGAGCTGTTGCAGCGCACCACCGCCACCTGCAGAGAAGTGGAAGCGGGGGAGCTGGGGTCCGGGGAAGCGTCCCGGCGGATATTCGCCGATCTCGGTGCCGCTGACTTCATCCCGCCGCCCCTGGGGTTGGCGGAACGGAGCAACAAGTTCTTCCACGCCACGCCGCCGAAGATGGCTCGCAGCGCGAGGTGGGCGATGACCCGGGCCCCCCGGGAGATGCGTGAGATCGTTACCGGCGCCATAGGCGGTTTCGTCCGGGAAAGGGTGACTCGCCGTGGCTGA
- a CDS encoding SDR family NAD(P)-dependent oxidoreductase: MPEDGSTGALDYRAKLGEALDTIAKLREALSKRASEPIAIVGAGHRFPGSANTPDGLWRLLQESGDAIGDFPAERWDTGSYYHPDPDHPGTTSVLRGGYLDEVYGFDPQLFGISPAEAVGMDPQQRIALEVAWETFERAGKPVLSLNGSRTGVYIGASTDDYVRLRQQFGTPESVDGYQIFGEPSFIAGRISHTFGLQGPSQVIDTACSSSLVALHQACRALRSGDVDLALAGGVNLLLSPYGFVLVDKAGAASPRGRCATFDASADGYVRAEGCGMVLLKRLDTALSDGDEVLAVIRGSAVNHDGRASGVSVPNPAAQRAVIGDALADAGVGPAEVDYVEAHGTGTALGDPIELNSLHAVLGADRGDDDPLLVGSVKTNMGHLEAAAGVAGLMKVVLALRHREIPPHPHFEEPNPNIDWASLRVRVPVAPTPWPSRERRARAGLSSFGASGTNVHLVLEEPAPSETVGGERDEREAGPHLLTLSGREERAVRELAGRFARTVRGTPPEQVPGLCRAAAEQRSHHGYRMAVVSDDVARLADALDAAATGADPTEVHHGRAVAAHRAGVAFVFPGQGAQYAGMGRELYRDQPVFRQALLRCCELMDPSLPRPLRDVLFDADGDGDLNETRYTQPALFAVEYALSELMRSWGVKPGVVLGHSIGEYTAACVAGALDLPDAARLVVARAGLMQRIDRPGAMISVTMSETEALEVLADRRDSVSVAAVNGPDNVVLAGDSGAVDALSAELTERGTPLSRLRVSHAFHSPLIEPVLPELTRVAEEVPVREPDIPLISNITGEAVGLRELSDPEYWARHARGTVRFADGIRAMSEYKPAVCVETGPGRGLRALGERCLGDSAPSWATSLRRADGEAESVFGALARLHVTGAPVNLSAVHEGIRPRGGRLPSYPFQHQRLTFPATRVASPGADPVDTGDHQVDYRLRWREVTPALVSEWSPQRLLVFVDDGEFGTDLLYRIAERGDDRVLVRRGDRFRRVADDEFELPAGDPTSVRLLSEQAGSFDQVLYLWPLSRATAAEAEKPDPDLAGRARDDFVTVLELLRGFGSSDDSAPRVRVVDRGESGESESPALGLRSAPLSGLGQVAALERPASWGGLLDLDPREITGLGVSRLLDELCADTDDDQVVYRDGRRLVPRLVPDAPPSGSEVPVHGDGTYLITGGLGGLGRTIARWLVERGARRLVLTGRRGLPARSEWDSGELGESARAAIALVRDLEAAGASVSIHAADTADETAMTGVLAAIAETAPLRGVVHAAGTAGAQLIEDIDTETADSVIKSKVDGAWVLHRLLGETPLDFLVFMSSIASVWGSSDLAAYAAANSFLDRLAVHRRSCGLPGVSVNWGPWEVDSGLGGEELLDYLRSTGLRPLSVRTGLDRFAAALVGPPQRVVADVDWTVLAGLLQSKRRRPLLEDVETGEPDGPGDDGAHSGVLAAVLAADSSEREGLLDDYARNRIAEQLGVDRNELTDDADLVELGMDSLAVMHVLGRFRTDLRLTLAPRPFFVEPAVRWGRLLAAEITQQFLDTAE, translated from the coding sequence ATGCCGGAAGACGGCAGCACCGGCGCGCTCGACTACCGGGCGAAGCTGGGTGAGGCACTGGACACCATCGCGAAGCTGCGCGAGGCGCTGAGCAAGCGGGCGAGCGAACCGATAGCGATCGTCGGCGCGGGACACCGGTTCCCCGGGAGCGCGAACACTCCGGACGGCCTGTGGCGACTGCTGCAGGAGAGTGGAGACGCGATCGGGGACTTTCCAGCGGAGCGGTGGGACACCGGGTCCTACTACCACCCGGACCCCGACCATCCCGGAACCACCTCCGTTCTCCGCGGGGGGTACCTCGACGAGGTGTACGGGTTCGATCCGCAGCTGTTCGGGATCTCGCCCGCCGAGGCGGTCGGGATGGATCCGCAGCAACGAATCGCCCTCGAGGTGGCGTGGGAGACCTTCGAACGAGCGGGCAAGCCCGTACTGTCGCTCAACGGCAGTCGTACCGGTGTCTACATCGGAGCGAGTACTGACGATTACGTGCGGCTGCGACAGCAGTTCGGGACCCCGGAGTCGGTCGACGGATACCAGATCTTCGGTGAGCCCAGCTTCATAGCCGGACGCATCAGTCACACCTTCGGACTCCAGGGGCCGTCTCAGGTGATCGACACGGCCTGTTCGTCCTCGCTGGTGGCACTGCACCAGGCATGCAGGGCACTGCGCTCCGGTGACGTGGACCTCGCGTTGGCGGGTGGGGTGAACCTCCTCCTGTCGCCGTACGGTTTCGTGCTGGTGGACAAGGCCGGGGCGGCCTCCCCCCGAGGACGTTGCGCGACTTTCGACGCGTCCGCCGACGGCTACGTCCGTGCCGAAGGCTGCGGCATGGTTCTGCTCAAGCGTCTGGACACGGCGCTGTCCGACGGCGACGAGGTGCTCGCGGTCATCCGGGGAAGCGCGGTCAACCACGACGGCCGGGCCAGCGGCGTCTCCGTGCCCAACCCTGCCGCGCAGCGGGCCGTGATCGGTGACGCCCTCGCCGACGCGGGGGTCGGGCCCGCCGAGGTCGACTACGTCGAGGCCCACGGTACGGGCACCGCGTTGGGGGATCCGATCGAGCTCAACAGCCTGCACGCGGTACTGGGAGCGGACCGCGGTGACGATGATCCGTTGCTGGTCGGTTCGGTGAAGACCAACATGGGCCACCTGGAAGCGGCAGCCGGCGTGGCCGGCCTGATGAAGGTGGTGCTGGCACTCAGGCACCGCGAGATACCGCCTCATCCGCATTTCGAGGAACCGAATCCCAACATCGACTGGGCTTCGCTGCGGGTGCGGGTACCGGTCGCACCCACGCCCTGGCCGAGCCGGGAACGGCGGGCACGAGCGGGGTTGAGTTCGTTCGGTGCCAGTGGCACGAACGTCCACCTCGTCCTGGAAGAGCCGGCTCCTTCCGAGACAGTGGGCGGGGAACGCGACGAGCGGGAGGCGGGGCCCCACTTGTTGACGTTGTCCGGCAGGGAGGAACGCGCCGTGCGCGAACTCGCCGGACGTTTCGCCCGGACGGTCCGGGGCACTCCTCCGGAACAGGTGCCCGGTCTGTGCCGCGCCGCCGCGGAACAGCGTTCCCATCACGGCTACCGGATGGCCGTCGTCTCCGACGACGTCGCTCGCTTGGCGGACGCGTTGGACGCCGCCGCGACGGGCGCGGACCCGACGGAGGTTCACCACGGACGCGCCGTCGCTGCGCACCGAGCCGGGGTCGCGTTCGTCTTCCCCGGACAAGGGGCCCAGTACGCGGGTATGGGAAGGGAGCTGTACCGCGATCAGCCGGTGTTCCGGCAGGCGCTGCTGCGCTGTTGCGAACTGATGGACCCCTCGCTTCCCAGACCGTTGCGGGATGTCCTGTTCGACGCGGACGGCGACGGCGATTTGAACGAGACACGCTACACCCAGCCCGCCCTGTTCGCCGTTGAGTACGCCCTTTCCGAACTGATGAGGTCCTGGGGAGTCAAACCCGGTGTGGTGCTCGGGCACAGCATCGGCGAGTACACCGCCGCGTGTGTTGCGGGAGCGCTGGACCTGCCGGACGCGGCACGCCTGGTGGTGGCTCGAGCGGGACTGATGCAACGCATCGACAGGCCCGGCGCCATGATCTCGGTGACGATGTCCGAAACCGAGGCACTCGAGGTGCTGGCCGATCGGCGGGACTCCGTGTCGGTGGCCGCGGTCAACGGCCCCGACAACGTGGTTCTGGCCGGGGACTCCGGGGCGGTCGACGCGTTGAGCGCGGAGCTCACCGAACGAGGGACTCCCCTCAGCCGGCTCCGTGTCTCGCACGCTTTCCACTCCCCGCTGATCGAACCGGTGCTGCCGGAACTCACACGAGTGGCCGAGGAGGTCCCCGTGCGGGAGCCGGACATTCCGCTGATCTCCAACATCACGGGTGAGGCCGTCGGTCTCCGGGAGCTTTCCGACCCCGAGTACTGGGCCCGTCACGCGCGTGGAACGGTTCGCTTCGCCGACGGGATACGCGCGATGTCCGAGTACAAGCCCGCTGTCTGTGTGGAGACGGGGCCGGGCCGGGGGCTGCGAGCGCTGGGGGAGCGCTGCCTCGGCGATTCGGCGCCGAGCTGGGCCACATCCCTGAGACGTGCCGACGGCGAAGCCGAATCCGTGTTCGGCGCGTTGGCTCGGCTGCACGTCACGGGCGCCCCGGTGAACCTCTCGGCCGTGCACGAGGGGATCCGGCCGCGCGGCGGGCGACTTCCTAGCTACCCCTTCCAACACCAGCGGCTGACCTTCCCGGCCACACGCGTCGCCTCCCCCGGGGCGGATCCCGTCGACACCGGTGATCACCAGGTGGACTACCGGTTGCGGTGGCGGGAAGTGACACCTGCCCTGGTGAGCGAGTGGTCCCCACAGCGCCTGCTCGTGTTCGTCGACGACGGGGAGTTCGGCACCGATTTGCTCTACAGGATCGCCGAGCGTGGTGACGACCGCGTGCTCGTGCGGCGAGGTGATCGTTTTCGGCGAGTCGCCGACGATGAATTCGAACTTCCCGCCGGGGATCCGACGTCCGTGCGACTGTTGTCCGAGCAGGCCGGCTCGTTCGACCAGGTGCTCTACCTGTGGCCGTTGAGTCGGGCGACCGCCGCGGAGGCCGAGAAGCCCGATCCGGACCTCGCGGGGCGGGCGCGCGACGACTTCGTCACCGTTCTGGAACTGCTACGGGGCTTCGGCAGCTCGGATGACTCCGCACCGCGTGTCCGGGTGGTGGATCGAGGTGAGTCCGGTGAGTCGGAAAGTCCCGCGCTCGGTCTCCGGTCCGCACCGCTGTCAGGGCTCGGGCAGGTAGCCGCTTTGGAGCGCCCGGCCTCCTGGGGAGGTCTGCTGGATCTGGATCCACGCGAAATCACCGGGCTCGGGGTGTCGAGACTGCTCGACGAGCTGTGCGCGGACACGGACGACGACCAGGTCGTCTACCGCGACGGACGACGGCTGGTCCCCAGGTTGGTTCCGGACGCGCCTCCCTCCGGCTCGGAAGTGCCCGTTCATGGTGACGGGACGTATCTGATCACGGGCGGTTTGGGCGGGTTGGGACGGACCATCGCGCGCTGGTTGGTCGAACGGGGTGCGCGTCGGCTCGTGCTGACCGGTCGCCGGGGACTGCCCGCCCGCTCGGAGTGGGATTCCGGAGAACTCGGCGAATCCGCTCGAGCGGCCATCGCGCTCGTGCGCGATCTGGAAGCGGCGGGTGCGTCGGTGTCGATACACGCCGCCGACACCGCGGACGAGACGGCGATGACCGGGGTGCTCGCTGCGATCGCCGAAACCGCTCCGCTGCGCGGGGTGGTGCACGCCGCGGGCACCGCGGGCGCACAACTGATCGAGGACATCGACACCGAGACGGCGGACTCCGTGATTAAGTCCAAAGTGGATGGTGCTTGGGTGCTGCATCGTTTGCTGGGGGAGACACCGCTGGATTTCCTCGTGTTCATGTCTTCGATCGCGTCGGTGTGGGGCTCGTCGGACCTCGCGGCGTACGCGGCAGCCAACTCCTTCCTCGACCGACTCGCCGTGCATCGTCGCTCGTGCGGGCTGCCCGGAGTCAGCGTCAACTGGGGCCCCTGGGAGGTCGACAGCGGACTCGGTGGCGAGGAGCTGCTCGACTACCTGCGCTCGACAGGACTGCGCCCGTTGTCCGTCCGAACCGGCTTGGACCGGTTCGCCGCGGCCCTCGTCGGCCCTCCGCAGCGAGTGGTGGCCGATGTCGACTGGACCGTCTTGGCCGGGCTGCTCCAGTCCAAACGCAGGCGGCCGCTGCTGGAGGACGTGGAAACGGGCGAACCCGACGGCCCCGGCGATGACGGAGCCCATTCCGGGGTGCTCGCCGCTGTGCTGGCGGCGGACAGCTCCGAACGCGAGGGTCTGCTCGACGACTACGCCCGGAACCGCATCGCCGAACAGCTGGGCGTCGACAGGAACGAGCTGACCGACGACGCGGACCTGGTTGAGCTCGGGATGGACTCGCTCGCAGTCATGCACGTGCTCGGCCGTTTCCGGACGGACCTACGGCTGACGCTGGCACCACGTCCGTTCTTCGTCGAGCCGGCCGTCCGGTGGGGGCGCCTGTTGGCCGCGGAGATCACTCAGCAGTTCCTCGACACCGCGGAGTGA